The Erigeron canadensis isolate Cc75 chromosome 4, C_canadensis_v1, whole genome shotgun sequence genome window below encodes:
- the LOC122598494 gene encoding protein SMG7L: MNGNSSATLKDQREKQTSLLEIVNTEKLLWATIQHKGISHEEVQHLYRKARSSYEKVILNDYQMVDLQEIEYSLWKLHYKHIDEYRKKIKKVSTNAESKNNLNSHVEGFKMFLSEVAEFYKDLIAKFRKTCGLTEETFLFKKSGVEPDILKKWHYVCHRFLVCLGDVSRYMELCKKPDLQKWDIAATYYLEATSVWPLSGNPQNQLALLATYIGDDFLALYHCVRSLAVKEPFPDARDNIMLLFEKNKTSQLQSLSTEAHIDFSKPLKRLSSQIKSHSSMDSANVNKLRASEVVPPAKTDLWPLFVRMTSFFLVKPSFEDLPYTFASMMKELEALLALNDAELNSALEPYEALDSSRKGPYRAIQAITILIFVVHNLLKSPQLKDPKVEKDEQVSASITWAWTCTFSFLGHLIQRCVSSNNHENFCSLLPAVLVFVEWYVNMLESAETYNKDEKVSNAQSYFFGALVDLLSGFDIKEHKLNNAVTHTHLWEDHELRGFELVSQSNDSLDFHTHTEYRKKFECGNYVRITRILQASIIIADRLKGSPHSPIIYDQSKMKFLKKKEKEVVEEPDVAEEEEVILFNPLTRYNSEPIQTSNDELGDPAETSEESLRRSSSLYAAQNGSNGPHGQPSLSGWVLNRESLNLEKEREVRNSNKLNLAPISEFPTSSLANMSIADAPYVAPTPSAPMLPEDPVWLRGNSVKEEDGILGAPPVSRLPNLFTPQEPLGYTSGAPGVVDAYRPPVFGLSSSEWLYRYNNNLSLEPPNSSNHMPNMGNNFPGNLGPFHGYDGIPRFDLVDKWGNPLLTNRMVYYENPNQREKLLFGYQRPNIGSGAEVRAEQPPHLQHLKEREWQLQSESPFKGHPYMGN; this comes from the exons aTGAACGGTAATTCGTCTGCCACTCTAAAAGATCAGAGGGAAAAACAGACTTCACTGCTAGAG ATTGTCAATACTGAAAAGCTATTATGGGCCACTATTCAACATAAAGGTATATCACATGAAGAGGTTCAACACTTGTACCGCAAGGCCCGCTCTAGTTATGAGAAAGTCATCCTTAATGATTATCAAATGGTTGATCTTCAAGAAATTGAGTACTCTTTGTGGAAACTTCATTACAAACATATTGATGAATACcgaaagaaaattaagaaagtCTCCACAAATGCAGAAAGCAAAAACAACCTTAATAGTCATGTGGAAGGATTCAAGATGTTCCTCTCTGAAGTTGCAGAGTTCTACAAGGATCTTATTGCAAAATTCAGAAAAACTTGTGGCCTCACTGAGgaaacttttttgtttaaaaagagtGGAGTTGAACCAGATATCCTGAAAAAATGGCATTACGTGTGCCATCGATTTTTGGTTTGCTTAGGTGATGTTTCAAGATATATGGAACTCTGTAAGAAACCCGATCTCCAAAAATGGGACATTGCAGCTACATACTACTTAGAAGCAACATCGGTTTGGCCCCTTAGTGGAAACCCTCAAAATCAG TTAGCACTGCTGGCCACATATATTGGTGACGATTTTCTTGCATTATACCATTGTGTAAGAAGTTTGGCTGTCAAAGAGCCTTTTCCAGATGCGCGAGACAACATTATGTTACTGTTTGAGAAG AACAAAACATCCCAATTGCAATCACTTTCCACCGAGGCCCATATTGATTTCTCGAAGCCACTTAAAAGGCTGTCCTCGCAGATTAAGTCACACTCAAGCATGGATTCCGCAAATGTCAACAAATTAAGAGCTAGTGAAGTTGTCCCTCCTGCAAAAACCGATCTTTGGCCTCTTTTTGTGAGAATGACTAGTTTCTTTCTGGTTAAACCTAG CTTTGAAGACTTACCATACACTTTTGCATCAATGATGAAAGAGTTAGAAGCACTATTGGCACTAAATGACGCAGAACTGAATTCTGCATTAGAACCATATGAAGCATTAGATTCATCAAGGAAAGGACCATATCGAGCCATTCAGGCCATCACAATCCTTATCTTTGTAGTTCACAATCTGCTGAAAAGCCCACAACTAAAGGACCCAAAAGTGGAGAAAGATGAACAGGTTTCCGCTAGTATTACATGGGCGTGGACTTGCACATTTTCTTTCTTGGGCCATCTTATTCAAAGGTGTGTCTCCAGCAATAATCATGAAAATTTCTGCTCATTATTGCCTGCTGTGCTCGTGTTTGTGGAGTGGTATGTTAATATGCTtgaatctgcagaaacttataACAAAGATGAGAAAGTATCTAATGCTCAATCGTATTTCTTTGGTGCTTTGGTTGATCTTTTGAGTGGATTCGATATCAAGGAACATAAGTTGAATAATGCTGTGACCCATACCCACTTGTGGGAAGACCATGAGCTAAGGGGGTTTGAATTAGTGTCTCAGTCTAATGACTCATTAGATTTTCATACTCATACCGAGTATAGAAAAAAATTCGAATGTGGAAACTATGTTCGTATTACTCGTATTCTTCAGGCTTCCATAATAATAGCTGATAGATTGAAGGGCTCTCCACACAGTCCAATAATTTATGATCAATCCAAAATGAAATTTCTaaagaaaaaggagaaagaggTTGTGGAAGAACCAGATGTCGCAGAAGAGGAGGAGGTGATTCTCTTCAATCCTCTCACTAGATATAACTCAGAACCAATTCAGACGTCAAACGATGAACTGGGTGACCCAGCAGAAACTTCTGAAGAAAGTCTACGTCGTTCTTCTTCACTATATGCTGCACAAAACGGGTCAAACGGACCACATGGACAGCCTTCCCTTAGTGGCTGGGTCCTTAACAGAGAAAGTTTAaatcttgaaaaagaaagagaagtaAGGAATTCTAATAAGCTAAATTTAGCTCCTATTTCAGAATTCCCGACATCATCTTTAGCTAATATGTCCATAGCCGATGCACCATATGTTGCTCCTACTCCTTCAGCTCCAATGTTACCCGAAGATCCTGTTTGGCTCAGAGGAAATTCAGTTAAAGAGGAGGATGGAATACTTGGTGCACCGCCTGTGAGCAGATTGCCAAATCTTTTTACACCACAAGAACCATTAGGTTATACTTCTGGAGCTCCTGGCGTTGTTGATGCATACCGTCCCCCAGTTTTTGGATTAAGTTCTTCTGAATGGCTTTACCGGTATAATAACAACCTCAGTCTTGAGCCTCCCAATTCCAGTAACCATATGCCCAATATGGGAAATAATTTTCCAGGAAACCTTGGACCCTTTCATGGATATGATGGTATTCCAAGGTTTGATCTTGTTGATAAGTGGGGAAACCCGTTGCTTACAAACCGAATGGTGTATTATGAGAACCCAAATCAGAGAGAAAAGCTTTTGTTTGGGTACCAAAGACCGAACATTGGCAGTGGTGCTGAGGTAAGAGCAGAGCAACCCCCACATTTGCAGCACTTGAAAGAGAGGGAATGGCAGTTGCAAAGTGAATCTCCATTTAAAGGTCATCCATATATGGGGAATTGA
- the LOC122597117 gene encoding dof zinc finger protein DOF3.2-like: MREKEGGKRPQQQLSYPRGPPPFPPPNCPRCSSGNTKFCYYNNYSASQPRYICKDCRRYWTHGGIVRNIPSNRKRGRANNSSSSSAHISKPQPSRLPAAWSTLSHNAAGVGNRTSVGCDTIRPIVTESVQSFNVGGSVYNQPSLNSSPSGGLNGLNYAFGAVSSGLSGAGPLTPTLTHHSALDGFNDFGYSFFQQPQFQPPPTLWASQNMGLDCGSSSQQNGTWNPNAAANEVSIHEWPDFNEMDNEGDPLQSYKPPSP, from the coding sequence ATGAGGGAAAAGGAAGGCGGAAAGCGGCCTCAACAACAGCTGAGTTATCCCCGTGGTCCGCCTCCATTTCCCCCTCCAAATTGTCCTAGGTGTTCCTCTGGTAACACAAAGTTTTGTTACTATAACAACTATAGCGCTTCTCAGCCACGTTATATCTGCAAAGACTGTCGTCGTTACTGGACCCATGGTGGAATAGTTAGGAACATTCCTAGCAATAGAAAGCGAGGCCGGGCTAATAATTCTTCATCCTCATCAGCCCATATCTCCAAGCCACAACCCTCTAGACTCCCTGCAGCATGGAGCACATTATCTCATAATGCTGCAGGAGTTGGAAACAGAACAAGTGTTGGTTGTGATACAATTAGGCCCATAGTGACCGAAAGCGTTCAATCATTTAACGTTGGTGGTAGTGTTTATAACCAACCAAGTTTAAATTCTAGCCCAAGTGGTGGATTAAATGGTTTGAACTATGCATTTGGTGCGGTTAGTTCAGGGTTAAGTGGCGCGGGTCCATTAACTCCAACGCTAACTCATCATTCTGCATTAGATGGGTTTAATGATTTTGGTTACTCTTTTTTTCAGCAACCACAGTTTCAACCACCACCTACATTATGGGCAAGTCAAAACATGGGACTTGATTGTGGTAGCAGCTCCCAGCAGAATGGAACATGGAACCCGAATGCAGCTGCAAATGAAGTCAGCATTCATGAGTGGCCCGATTTTAATGAGATGGACAATGAGGGTGATCCGCTTCAAAGCTACAAACCACCATCACCTTGA
- the LOC122596011 gene encoding dof zinc finger protein DOF1.4-like, giving the protein MASGAGVTEKTIATQNQQHQRTQPVLKCPRCDSSNTKFCYYNNYNLSQPRHFCKACKRYWTRGGTLRNVPVGGGCRKNKRIKRTFTTSTSSQDTKASIITTSHHHHHHHHNPSPNSNSNLAHSSILSNNNLNPLYGSLQQNPKFPRFNTRVSSANQTDTSRFDLIQPQMSSLGLGFSPSLVSSYPSMFSSGSISSSTVDPSMASILGSTIHQQQPGYTGFSPYGDGSGSIVNHNQMEGTKNNTNWNNSFNGQADNEQIKVVGSSDPASFLWTMIGGSDGGDQWLDPTSNIIGSSVSSLI; this is encoded by the coding sequence ATGGCTTCTGGAGCTGGTGTTACCGAAAAAACCATTGCTACTCAAAATCAACAACATCAAAGGACGCAACCGGTGTTGAAGTGCCCGCGATGCGATTCTTCAAATACCAAGTTTTGCTATTACAATAACTACAATTTGTCACAGCCTAGACACTTTTGTAAAGCTTGCAAGAGGTATTGGACAAGAGGTGGTACTTTAAGAAATGTTCCTGTTGGTGGGGGGTGTAGGAAGAACAAAAGAATCAAGAGAACATTCACAACAAGTACTTCAAGTCAAGATACTAAAGCTTCAATAATTACAAcaagtcatcatcatcatcatcatcatcataatcctagccctaattctaattctaatctTGCTCATTCTTCCATACTTTCAAATAATAATCTCAACCCTTTGTATGGATCATTACAGCAAAATCCTAAATTCCCTAGATTCAATACTAGGGTTTCAAGTGCAAACCAAACCGATACGTCTAGGTTTGATCTTATTCAACCACAAATGAGTTCTCTTGGATTAGGGTTTTCGCCATCGCTTGTTTCTAGCTATCCTTCCATGTTTAGTAGTGGTTCGATCTCAAGTTCTACGGTTGATCCTTCGATGGCTTCCATTTTAGGTTCAactattcatcaacaacaaccagGGTATACAGGGTTTTCACCATATGGAGATGGAAGTGGTTCAATAGTGAATCATAATCAAATGGAAGGAACAAAAAATAACACCAATTGGAACAATAGCTTTAATGGTCAAGCTGATAATGAGCAAATCAAAGTGGTAGGATCATCTGATCCGGCTTCTTTTTTATGGACCATGATTGGTGGTAGTGATGGTGGAGATCAATGGCTTGATCCAACAAGCAATATAATCGGTTCCTCGGTTTCTTCTTTGATCTAG
- the LOC122598031 gene encoding uncharacterized protein LOC122598031, whose amino-acid sequence METKQTPKKEDVSSATAVFLGALAPGVNGPTWNALKGAFVMLGVCLCVMLGLAFSSSDSTLVIHVTFLVLITGTLFFLLSSFLAQTGLVSVEDQMQEIGLSPNQAVKTSEKSE is encoded by the exons ATGGAGACAAAACAAACACCCAAAAAAGAAGATGTTTCATCAGCAACAGCAGTGTTTCTTGGGGCATTAGCCCCTGGTGTTAAT GGTCCAACTTGGAATGCATTAAAAGGGGCATTTGTGATGTTGGGTGTTTGTCTTTGTGTTATGTTGGGCTTGGCTTTCTCATCTAGTGACTCAACTCTGGTTATTCATGTCACTTTTCTTGTTTTGATCACTGGGACTCTGTTTTTCCTTCTTAGCAG CTTCCTTGCACAGACTGGCTTGGTTTCAGTGGAGGATCAAATGCAGGAGATAGGCTTATCACCAAACCAAGCCGTGAAAACAAGTGAAAAGAGCGAATGA